A single window of Ferrimonas balearica DSM 9799 DNA harbors:
- the trkA gene encoding Trk system potassium transporter TrkA, whose protein sequence is MKIIILGAGQVGGTLAENLVGENNDITIVDNDIAALRALQDKLDLRVVHGHAGFPHVLRDAGAEDADMLIAVTNSDDTNMVACHLAYTLYGTPTKIARIRSPAYLSKRAELFQSGGADPDSRGRFFIDELIAPEQLVTNYIRRLVEYPGALQVLEFADGKASLVAVKAYYGGSLVGSALSALKEHMPNIDTRVAAIFRQGRPIMPRGTTVIEADDEVFFVADSKHIRAVMSEMQKLESSYRNIMIAGGGNIGFGLAKALEPFHEVKLIERNAERASQLSEYLEDTTVFHGDASDQELLSDEQISQVDVFIAVTNDDEANIMSALLAKRMGAKKVMVLIQREAYVDLVQDANIDIAISPQQATISALLTHVRQGDINNVYSLRRGAAEAIEAVAHGDPSTSKVVGRQVQEIKLPPGTTIGAIVRRDEVMMAHDRTVIEQDDHVILFLVDKKHIREVEKLFQPSALFI, encoded by the coding sequence ATGAAGATCATCATTCTCGGCGCCGGCCAGGTCGGCGGCACCCTGGCGGAAAACCTGGTCGGGGAAAACAACGACATCACCATCGTCGACAACGACATCGCGGCCTTGCGGGCCCTGCAGGACAAACTGGACCTGCGGGTGGTGCATGGCCACGCCGGGTTCCCCCATGTGCTGCGTGACGCGGGTGCCGAGGATGCCGACATGCTGATTGCGGTGACCAATTCGGACGACACCAATATGGTGGCGTGCCACCTGGCGTACACCCTCTACGGCACCCCCACCAAGATCGCCCGTATCCGCAGTCCGGCTTACCTGTCCAAGCGGGCCGAGCTGTTCCAGAGTGGCGGTGCCGACCCGGACAGCCGGGGTCGGTTCTTTATCGACGAACTGATCGCCCCCGAACAGTTAGTGACCAATTACATACGCCGGTTAGTAGAATATCCGGGCGCTTTGCAGGTTCTGGAGTTTGCTGATGGCAAGGCCAGCCTGGTCGCGGTTAAGGCCTACTACGGGGGTTCCCTGGTGGGCAGTGCGCTCTCTGCACTGAAAGAGCACATGCCCAATATTGATACCCGGGTGGCGGCGATTTTCCGCCAGGGCCGGCCGATCATGCCCCGGGGCACCACGGTGATTGAAGCGGACGACGAAGTGTTTTTCGTGGCCGATTCCAAGCACATTCGAGCGGTGATGAGTGAGATGCAGAAGCTGGAGTCCAGCTACCGCAACATCATGATCGCCGGGGGCGGCAACATCGGTTTTGGCCTGGCCAAAGCGCTAGAGCCGTTCCACGAGGTTAAGCTGATTGAGCGCAATGCCGAGCGCGCCAGCCAGCTGTCGGAGTACCTGGAAGACACCACGGTGTTCCACGGTGACGCCTCCGATCAGGAGCTGCTCAGCGATGAGCAGATCAGCCAGGTGGATGTCTTTATCGCCGTCACCAACGACGATGAGGCCAACATCATGTCGGCACTGCTGGCCAAGCGCATGGGGGCGAAAAAGGTGATGGTGCTGATCCAGCGCGAAGCCTATGTCGATCTGGTGCAGGACGCCAACATCGACATCGCCATCTCGCCGCAACAAGCCACCATCTCCGCCCTGCTGACCCACGTCCGCCAGGGTGACATCAATAACGTTTACTCCCTGCGCCGGGGCGCAGCCGAGGCCATCGAAGCGGTGGCCCACGGCGATCCCAGCACCTCCAAGGTGGTGGGCCGCCAGGTGCAGGAGATCAAGTTGCCGCCGGGCACCACCATCGGCGCCATCGTTCGTCGGGACGAAGTGATGATGGCCCACGACCGCACGGTCATCGAGCAGGACGACCACGTCATCCTGTTCCTGGTGGATAAGAAACACATTCGGGAAGTGGAAAAACTGTTCCAGCCAAGCGCGCTGTTTATCTGA
- a CDS encoding TrkH family potassium uptake protein, translated as MINVRPLLLLLGLFLAVLAGLMLVPVGFSLYHNEGLVQDFMLSAALTGGVAFVALGSSWGCKVTLHTRDFYLFTTLTWFVVAMFAALPFTFFHAISYTDAFFETMSGITTTGSTVLTGLDSAPWSILIWRSLLQWMGGIGFIAVGVAILPLLNVGGMRLFRTESSDWSDKSMPRTKEIGRALVKVYLLLTLLCGVGYYLSGMTVFEAINHAMTTVSTGGYSTSDSSMTHFSVAAHWNGTLFMFLSGLPMLLYVQSLYRRSWAPWRDQQVIGFTRFVIVASVVLGIWLAREQDMAFFPALTLAAFNLVSVVTTTGFASTDYSQWGPAANIIFFLLMFVGACSGSTSGAIKIFRFQIAGAVVFKALRQHIHPHAVVPQRYNRRPINEDILRSLVAFTMLFMATIAVLALFLVLVGVDPVSSLTGAVTAVTNVGPGLGEVIGPAGNFASLPDAAKWALSVGMLLGRLEIVTVAVLFLRTFWGY; from the coding sequence ATGATCAATGTCAGACCCCTGCTGCTGCTGCTCGGTTTGTTCCTGGCAGTATTGGCAGGCCTGATGCTGGTGCCAGTGGGGTTTTCCCTCTATCACAATGAAGGCCTGGTTCAGGACTTCATGCTGTCCGCCGCCCTCACCGGCGGCGTGGCGTTTGTCGCCCTCGGCAGCAGCTGGGGCTGCAAAGTCACCCTGCACACCCGCGATTTTTACCTGTTCACCACCCTGACCTGGTTTGTGGTGGCCATGTTCGCCGCCCTGCCCTTCACCTTCTTCCACGCCATCAGCTACACCGACGCCTTTTTTGAAACCATGTCCGGCATCACCACCACCGGCTCCACGGTGCTGACCGGCCTGGACTCGGCCCCCTGGTCGATACTGATCTGGCGTTCGCTGTTGCAGTGGATGGGAGGCATTGGCTTCATTGCGGTGGGCGTGGCGATTCTGCCCCTGCTTAACGTGGGCGGGATGCGCTTATTCCGCACCGAATCTTCCGATTGGTCGGACAAATCGATGCCGCGCACCAAAGAGATTGGCCGCGCATTGGTGAAAGTGTACCTGCTGCTTACCCTGCTGTGTGGCGTCGGTTACTACCTGTCGGGGATGACAGTGTTCGAGGCGATCAACCACGCCATGACCACAGTCTCCACCGGCGGCTACTCCACCTCCGACAGCTCCATGACCCACTTCAGCGTGGCCGCCCACTGGAACGGCACCCTGTTTATGTTCCTCAGTGGGTTGCCAATGCTGCTCTACGTACAGAGCCTCTACCGACGCTCCTGGGCGCCCTGGCGTGACCAACAGGTGATCGGCTTTACCCGCTTTGTCATCGTCGCGTCCGTGGTGCTGGGTATCTGGCTGGCGCGGGAGCAGGACATGGCCTTCTTCCCTGCCCTGACCCTGGCCGCCTTTAACCTGGTGTCGGTAGTGACCACCACCGGGTTTGCCTCCACCGACTACAGCCAGTGGGGCCCGGCGGCCAACATCATCTTCTTCCTGCTGATGTTTGTCGGCGCCTGTTCCGGCTCCACCTCCGGGGCGATCAAGATCTTCCGCTTCCAGATTGCCGGAGCCGTGGTATTCAAAGCCCTGCGCCAGCACATCCATCCCCATGCGGTGGTGCCGCAGCGCTATAACCGACGCCCCATCAACGAAGACATTCTGCGCTCTCTGGTCGCCTTTACCATGCTGTTTATGGCCACCATCGCCGTACTGGCGCTGTTTCTGGTGCTGGTGGGAGTGGACCCGGTATCGAGCCTGACTGGCGCGGTCACCGCGGTAACGAATGTGGGGCCGGGGCTGGGAGAGGTGATAGGGCCCGCTGGCAATTTCGCGTCACTGCCGGACGCGGCCAAATGGGCCCTGAGTGTGGGCATGCTGCTGGGACGGCTCGAGATCGTGACCGTCGCCGTGCTGTTCCTGCGTACCTTCTGGGGTTACTGA
- a CDS encoding ArsR/SmtB family transcription factor, translating into MALNIDISDMAENAEAASRLLKSIANGHRLMILCLLLEKELTVGELNDKVPLSQSALSQHLAVLRKEGLVSTRKEAQMVWYRLASREVEAILSTLHSIYCAPEAL; encoded by the coding sequence ATGGCGCTGAACATCGATATTTCCGACATGGCGGAAAACGCCGAAGCGGCCTCACGTCTGCTTAAATCGATCGCCAATGGTCATCGCCTGATGATCCTCTGCCTGCTGCTTGAGAAAGAGCTCACGGTAGGGGAGTTGAACGATAAGGTGCCGCTGAGCCAATCAGCCCTGTCTCAGCATCTGGCGGTGCTGCGCAAAGAGGGGTTGGTCAGCACCCGCAAAGAGGCACAGATGGTGTGGTATCGCCTGGCCAGCCGCGAAGTGGAAGCCATCCTCTCCACCCTGCACAGCATCTACTGCGCGCCGGAAGCCTTATAA
- a CDS encoding YigZ family protein has product MTEAFVVPAAPVQVEEIIKRSRFLTVIERIHNGAEARALQARLKAQHPEASHHCLAFVAGPPGCTRDIGASDDGEPAGSAGRPMLNVLLGAEVGQLAAVSVRYYGGTKLGVGGLVRAYAGGVKLALESLTTIPFVPMATARVRGGYGDVTLLEYLVAQHQGEVVEQQFSTEVCLTLSLPQAALSAFEADLRQRSGGRLSLDKPSQG; this is encoded by the coding sequence ATGACCGAGGCGTTCGTGGTACCGGCCGCGCCGGTGCAGGTGGAGGAGATCATCAAACGCAGCCGTTTTCTGACGGTGATTGAGCGCATCCACAATGGCGCGGAAGCCCGCGCCCTGCAGGCGCGTCTGAAAGCGCAGCACCCGGAGGCCAGCCACCACTGCCTGGCCTTTGTGGCGGGCCCGCCCGGTTGCACCCGGGATATTGGTGCCTCGGACGATGGTGAGCCGGCCGGTTCTGCCGGTCGGCCAATGCTGAATGTGTTGCTGGGGGCCGAGGTGGGTCAGCTGGCGGCGGTGTCCGTGCGCTACTACGGCGGCACCAAGTTGGGGGTGGGGGGCTTGGTCCGGGCTTACGCCGGTGGCGTTAAGCTGGCGCTGGAATCCCTCACCACCATCCCCTTTGTGCCTATGGCGACCGCCAGGGTGCGGGGTGGCTACGGGGACGTTACCCTGTTGGAATATCTGGTGGCCCAGCATCAGGGCGAGGTGGTTGAGCAGCAGTTCAGCACCGAAGTGTGCCTGACCCTGTCACTGCCTCAGGCGGCGCTGTCAGCGTTCGAGGCGGATCTACGCCAACGCAGTGGCGGAAGACTATCGCTGGATAAACCGTCTCAGGGGTGA
- the fadB gene encoding fatty acid oxidation complex subunit alpha FadB: MIFESNALSVDWLEPGIAQMTFDAEGSVNKFDRNTLTHFHNALNVLHDLPDLKGLVVASAKGAFIVGADITEFLTLFAEPESVLQHWLEETNLIFNKLEDLPVPTIAAINGYALGGGCEAILACDLRVADSSARIGLPETKLGLIPGFGGTVRLPRVIGADNALEWITTGKEHRPDAALQVGAIDAVVAPDALSSAAVAMLKRAIAGEIDWQSRRARKQAPLTLSKIEAAMSFTTAKGMVAMKAGPHYPAPHAAVALIEQVSGQGRAEALQGEHAAFIKLAKTDVATALIGLFLNDQYVKGKAKKATKLAKPVEQAAVLGAGIMGGGIAYQSAVKGTPVVMKDIAQPALDLGLNEAAKLLGKQVERGRLKPDGMAKVLNNIVPSLDYAPVAHADVVVEAVVENPKVKGIVLAEVEGVVAEDAVLASNTSTISIDLLAQSLKRPENFCGMHFFNPVHRMPLVEVIRGAKTSDETVAKVVAYAAKMGKTPIVVNDCPGFFVNRVLFPYFAGFSLLLKEGADFQQIDKVMSKQFGWPMGPAYLLDVVGIDTAHHCLDVMAAGFPERMGKMENDPVDLMFKADRYGQKNGKGFFQYAPDRKGKPKKTVDDAALAMLTDAYGAPKSFDAETIIARTMVPMINETVRCLEEGIVASPAEADMALLYGIGFPAFRGGIFRYLDTIGLDRFVAMADQYAHLGPLYQVTDKLREMAAQGARFYQGQ; this comes from the coding sequence ATGATCTTTGAGAGTAATGCCCTCAGCGTCGATTGGCTGGAACCCGGCATCGCCCAGATGACCTTCGATGCCGAAGGCTCCGTCAACAAGTTCGACCGCAACACCCTGACGCACTTCCACAACGCCCTCAATGTTCTCCATGACCTGCCTGACCTGAAGGGCCTGGTGGTGGCGTCCGCCAAAGGCGCGTTTATCGTCGGTGCCGACATCACCGAATTCCTGACCCTGTTTGCTGAGCCCGAATCGGTGCTGCAACACTGGCTGGAAGAGACCAACCTCATCTTCAATAAGCTCGAAGATCTTCCGGTTCCCACCATTGCTGCCATCAATGGCTACGCTCTGGGTGGCGGCTGCGAGGCGATTCTCGCCTGTGACCTTCGAGTGGCGGACAGCAGCGCCCGCATCGGCCTGCCGGAAACCAAGCTGGGCCTGATCCCCGGCTTTGGCGGCACCGTTCGCCTGCCCCGCGTGATTGGCGCCGATAATGCGCTGGAGTGGATCACCACCGGTAAAGAGCACCGCCCTGACGCGGCGCTGCAGGTGGGTGCCATTGACGCCGTAGTGGCACCGGACGCGCTCAGCAGCGCCGCCGTGGCCATGCTGAAACGTGCCATTGCCGGTGAGATCGACTGGCAGAGCCGTCGTGCCCGCAAGCAGGCTCCCCTGACCCTCTCCAAGATTGAAGCGGCCATGTCGTTCACCACCGCCAAAGGTATGGTGGCGATGAAAGCCGGCCCGCACTACCCCGCCCCACACGCTGCAGTCGCGCTGATTGAGCAGGTGTCCGGCCAGGGTCGTGCTGAAGCGTTGCAGGGTGAACACGCCGCCTTTATTAAGCTGGCCAAAACCGATGTGGCCACTGCGCTGATCGGCCTGTTCCTCAACGACCAGTACGTCAAAGGCAAAGCCAAGAAAGCCACCAAGCTGGCCAAACCGGTCGAGCAGGCAGCGGTACTGGGTGCCGGCATTATGGGTGGCGGCATCGCCTACCAGTCTGCCGTGAAAGGCACCCCGGTGGTGATGAAAGACATCGCCCAACCGGCGCTTGATCTCGGCCTGAACGAAGCCGCCAAGCTGCTGGGTAAGCAGGTTGAGCGCGGTCGTCTCAAGCCCGATGGCATGGCCAAGGTACTGAACAACATCGTGCCCAGCCTGGATTACGCCCCGGTGGCCCACGCCGACGTGGTGGTGGAAGCGGTGGTGGAGAATCCCAAGGTGAAAGGGATTGTGCTGGCCGAAGTGGAAGGCGTCGTGGCGGAGGATGCGGTGCTCGCGTCCAACACCTCCACCATCTCCATCGACCTGCTGGCCCAGAGCCTCAAGCGTCCGGAGAACTTCTGCGGTATGCACTTCTTCAACCCGGTGCATCGTATGCCCCTGGTTGAGGTGATTCGCGGTGCCAAGACCAGCGACGAGACCGTGGCCAAAGTGGTCGCCTACGCCGCCAAGATGGGCAAAACCCCCATCGTGGTCAACGACTGCCCCGGCTTCTTCGTTAACCGTGTGCTGTTCCCCTACTTCGCCGGTTTCAGCCTGCTGCTGAAAGAGGGCGCCGACTTCCAGCAGATCGACAAAGTCATGAGCAAGCAGTTTGGCTGGCCGATGGGCCCGGCTTACCTGCTCGACGTGGTCGGCATCGACACCGCCCACCACTGCCTCGACGTAATGGCTGCCGGTTTCCCGGAGCGTATGGGCAAGATGGAAAACGATCCGGTTGACCTGATGTTCAAGGCTGACCGCTACGGCCAGAAGAATGGCAAAGGCTTCTTCCAGTACGCCCCGGACCGCAAGGGCAAGCCGAAGAAGACCGTTGATGACGCGGCGCTGGCCATGCTGACCGACGCCTACGGCGCACCCAAGTCGTTCGATGCCGAAACCATCATCGCCCGCACCATGGTGCCGATGATCAACGAAACCGTGCGCTGCCTCGAAGAGGGCATCGTCGCCTCCCCGGCGGAAGCCGACATGGCACTGCTGTACGGTATCGGTTTCCCCGCCTTCCGCGGCGGCATCTTCCGCTACCTGGATACCATCGGCCTCGACCGCTTTGTCGCCATGGCCGACCAGTACGCCCACCTGGGCCCGCTGTACCAGGTCACCGATAAACTCCGTGAAATGGCCGCCCAGGGCGCTCGTTTCTATCAAGGACAGTAA
- the pepQ gene encoding Xaa-Pro dipeptidase, which yields MERLAHTYPDHIQTLRQRADALLAEHELEGMIIHAGEPHRIFLDDMDYPFKVNPHFKHWVPVVDNPHCYLVVKAGEKPTLLFYRPVDFWHKVPPLPTEYWVEQVNLVAFAKLDEVAGLLPAERSRFAYIGEHSQRAAELGLNLINPQALMDALHFRRSIKTDYEIACMDEANRIAVLGHIAARDAFLAGGSEFAIQQAYLTATEHGENDVPYGNIVALNEHSAILHYTKLERQAPEESRSFLIDAGAAVNGYAADITRTYAKDPDSRFGRLVAAMDEAQLEIIDAIRPGLRYTELHEMMHRKVAELMVRFELANATAEQVFESGLTRAFFPHGLGHPIGLQVHDVAGFMQDEQGTHLAAPEAYPALRCTRVLEPGMVVTIEPGLYIIDTLIEALPAEARALLNTAVIDELRPFGGIRIEDDVVVTENGILNLTRKHGLA from the coding sequence ATGGAACGACTAGCCCACACCTATCCAGACCACATCCAGACCCTGCGCCAACGTGCCGATGCACTGCTCGCTGAGCATGAGCTGGAGGGGATGATCATCCACGCCGGTGAACCGCACCGAATCTTCCTGGATGATATGGACTACCCCTTCAAGGTTAACCCGCATTTCAAGCACTGGGTGCCGGTAGTAGACAATCCTCATTGTTACCTGGTGGTGAAGGCGGGCGAGAAACCCACTTTGCTGTTCTATCGTCCGGTGGATTTCTGGCACAAGGTGCCGCCGCTGCCGACCGAATACTGGGTTGAGCAGGTCAACCTGGTGGCCTTTGCCAAGTTGGATGAGGTGGCCGGCCTGCTGCCGGCAGAGCGCAGCCGGTTTGCTTATATTGGTGAGCATTCACAGCGTGCTGCCGAACTGGGGCTGAACCTGATCAATCCGCAGGCCCTGATGGACGCGCTGCACTTCCGTCGCAGCATTAAGACTGACTACGAGATCGCCTGTATGGATGAGGCCAACCGCATTGCGGTACTGGGCCACATCGCGGCCCGCGATGCCTTTCTGGCTGGCGGTTCTGAGTTTGCCATTCAACAGGCTTATCTGACGGCCACCGAACACGGTGAGAACGATGTGCCTTACGGCAATATCGTCGCCCTGAATGAGCACAGCGCCATCCTGCACTACACCAAGCTGGAGCGTCAGGCGCCCGAAGAAAGCCGCAGCTTCCTGATCGATGCTGGTGCGGCCGTTAACGGCTACGCCGCTGACATCACCCGAACCTACGCCAAAGACCCGGACAGCCGCTTTGGTCGCCTGGTGGCCGCCATGGATGAGGCTCAGCTTGAGATCATCGACGCCATCCGCCCGGGCCTGCGTTACACCGAGCTGCATGAGATGATGCACCGCAAGGTGGCGGAACTGATGGTGCGCTTTGAGCTGGCCAACGCCACTGCCGAGCAGGTGTTTGAATCCGGCCTGACCCGCGCCTTCTTCCCCCACGGTCTGGGCCACCCCATCGGCCTGCAGGTGCATGACGTTGCCGGCTTTATGCAGGACGAGCAGGGTACCCACCTGGCGGCACCGGAGGCATACCCGGCGCTGCGCTGCACCCGTGTGCTGGAGCCGGGCATGGTGGTCACCATCGAGCCGGGTCTGTACATCATCGACACCCTGATCGAGGCTCTGCCTGCCGAAGCCCGTGCGCTGCTCAATACCGCCGTGATCGACGAGTTGCGTCCCTTTGGTGGCATCCGCATCGAAGACGATGTGGTGGTGACCGAAAACGGCATCCTCAACCTGACCCGGAAGCACGGCCTGGCCTGA
- the hemG gene encoding menaquinone-dependent protoporphyrinogen IX dehydrogenase yields MSRTLVLYMSRGGHTARVARTIMETLQEAGEPCDMMDLMEAEREGIEWARYQRVVLGAPVLYGTYDKTVFAFIEANRAELEARPSSFFNVSVVARTPEKATVEGNRYMQKFLELSPWRPTDLKVIAGKVDYPNWGFWDSLAIRLIMKMTNGPTDPKTVLDYTDWDDVRDYARHLATLS; encoded by the coding sequence ATGTCACGGACATTGGTGTTGTATATGAGCCGCGGAGGCCACACCGCCCGGGTGGCTCGCACCATTATGGAAACCCTGCAGGAAGCCGGTGAGCCCTGCGATATGATGGACCTGATGGAAGCGGAACGGGAAGGCATTGAGTGGGCCCGCTACCAGCGTGTGGTGCTGGGCGCTCCGGTGCTGTACGGGACTTACGACAAAACCGTGTTTGCCTTTATTGAGGCCAACCGGGCGGAGCTGGAAGCCCGTCCCAGCAGCTTCTTCAACGTTTCCGTGGTGGCCCGGACCCCGGAAAAAGCCACGGTTGAGGGCAACCGCTACATGCAGAAGTTCCTCGAGCTGTCGCCCTGGCGTCCCACTGACCTTAAGGTGATTGCCGGTAAAGTGGATTACCCCAACTGGGGGTTCTGGGACAGCCTGGCCATTCGCCTGATCATGAAGATGACCAATGGCCCGACCGATCCCAAAACCGTGCTGGATTACACCGATTGGGATGACGTGCGCGACTACGCCCGCCATCTCGCGACCCTGTCCTGA
- the hemG gene encoding menaquinone-dependent protoporphyrinogen IX dehydrogenase produces MTRVLILYSTVDGQTRRIAQRIEAQLQAQGQQVTLADLSEGAALLPQADKVVLGASIRYGKFRPELMAFIEANLAALSERPSAFYSVNLVARKANKNTPQTNPYMLKFVARSPWQPTLLGVFAGKLNYPIYAFWDRQVIRFIMWMTKGPTAADAVVEYTDWEEVERFAGRVAAL; encoded by the coding sequence ATGACGCGGGTATTGATTCTCTATTCCACGGTAGATGGCCAGACCCGGCGCATTGCTCAGCGTATCGAAGCGCAGCTCCAGGCTCAGGGCCAACAGGTGACGCTGGCGGATCTGAGTGAGGGGGCGGCGCTGTTGCCTCAGGCCGATAAAGTGGTGCTGGGGGCGTCGATTCGCTACGGCAAATTCCGGCCTGAGCTGATGGCGTTTATTGAGGCCAATCTGGCGGCGTTGTCAGAGCGGCCCAGCGCGTTTTACAGCGTCAATCTGGTGGCCCGAAAAGCCAACAAGAATACGCCACAGACTAACCCCTACATGCTCAAGTTCGTGGCCCGGAGCCCGTGGCAACCGACGTTGTTGGGGGTGTTTGCCGGTAAGCTGAATTACCCCATCTACGCCTTCTGGGACCGCCAGGTCATCCGCTTTATCATGTGGATGACCAAGGGGCCCACCGCCGCAGATGCGGTGGTGGAGTACACCGATTGGGAAGAGGTCGAGCGCTTTGCCGGGCGGGTTGCCGCGTTATAA
- a CDS encoding TrkH family potassium uptake protein, with amino-acid sequence MEYRTITRIIGLLVALFSTTMLPPALIAVIYKDGGGTTFVQAFVLSLVLGLLLWYPNRDAKQELRSREGFLIVVLFWTVLGSIGAIPLVLADSPNLSFTDAMFEAFSALTTTGATVITGLDNLPKAILFYRHLLQWLGGMGIIVLAVAVLPMLGVGGMQLYRCETPGPVKDNKMTPRIAETAKALWYIYLTLTIACALAYWLAGMNLFDAVGHAFSTVSIGGFSSYDASMGHFDSRLINAICVVFLLIAGVNFSLHFTAFGRRGVNLKTYFRDTEVKVFLGFQLGVTAICFLVLLNSGIYDSPESTLDHAMFQAVSISTTAGFATQSFSEWPLFLPILLILASFIGGCAGSTGGGMKVVRIVLLLKQGGREVKRLIHPRAMYAIRLNNKAVGDRVIDAVWGFFAAYAGLFALFMVALIATGMDDITAFSATVACLNNLGPGLGAVASHFGDITDTAKWLLVLAMLFGRLEIFTLLVLFSPAFWKS; translated from the coding sequence ATGGAATACCGGACCATAACCCGGATCATCGGCCTGTTGGTGGCGCTGTTCAGTACCACCATGCTGCCTCCGGCCCTGATTGCCGTGATCTATAAAGACGGAGGCGGTACCACCTTCGTTCAGGCCTTTGTGCTCTCCTTAGTATTGGGGCTGCTGCTCTGGTACCCCAATCGTGATGCCAAACAGGAGCTTCGCTCACGCGAAGGCTTCCTTATTGTGGTGCTGTTCTGGACGGTACTGGGCTCCATCGGTGCAATCCCGCTGGTGCTGGCGGACTCTCCTAACCTCAGCTTTACCGACGCCATGTTTGAGGCCTTCTCGGCCCTGACCACAACCGGCGCCACGGTGATCACCGGACTGGATAACCTGCCCAAAGCGATCCTGTTCTACCGCCACCTGCTGCAATGGCTCGGCGGCATGGGGATCATTGTATTGGCGGTCGCGGTACTGCCGATGCTGGGCGTTGGTGGCATGCAGCTGTATCGCTGTGAGACGCCGGGGCCGGTCAAAGACAACAAGATGACGCCGCGCATCGCTGAGACCGCCAAGGCGCTGTGGTACATCTACCTGACGCTGACTATCGCCTGTGCACTGGCGTACTGGCTGGCGGGAATGAACCTGTTTGATGCGGTAGGCCACGCCTTTTCCACCGTATCCATCGGTGGCTTCTCCAGTTACGATGCCAGTATGGGCCACTTTGACAGTCGGCTGATCAACGCCATCTGTGTGGTGTTCCTGCTGATTGCGGGGGTGAATTTCAGCCTCCACTTTACCGCCTTCGGTCGTCGTGGCGTCAACCTGAAGACCTACTTCCGCGACACCGAAGTGAAGGTGTTCCTCGGCTTCCAGCTGGGGGTTACTGCGATCTGCTTCCTGGTACTGCTGAACAGCGGCATCTACGATTCTCCGGAATCCACCCTGGACCACGCCATGTTCCAGGCGGTATCGATCTCCACCACCGCCGGCTTCGCCACCCAGAGCTTCTCCGAGTGGCCGCTGTTCCTGCCCATTCTGCTGATCCTGGCCAGTTTTATTGGTGGCTGTGCCGGCTCGACCGGTGGCGGCATGAAGGTGGTGCGCATTGTGTTGCTGCTGAAGCAGGGCGGACGTGAGGTGAAGCGCCTGATCCACCCCCGGGCGATGTACGCCATCCGCCTGAACAACAAGGCGGTGGGCGACCGGGTGATTGATGCGGTGTGGGGCTTCTTTGCCGCTTACGCTGGCCTGTTTGCCCTCTTTATGGTGGCGCTGATCGCCACCGGCATGGATGACATCACCGCGTTCAGTGCCACCGTGGCCTGTCTGAATAACCTGGGCCCGGGTCTGGGGGCGGTGGCCAGTCACTTTGGTGACATTACCGATACGGCAAAATGGTTGCTGGTATTGGCCATGCTGTTTGGCCGACTGGAGATTTTCACGCTGCTGGTGCTGTTCTCACCGGCGTTCTGGAAGAGCTGA